One window from the genome of Streptomyces sp. NBC_00287 encodes:
- a CDS encoding pectate lyase, with protein sequence MTPSTSASASTSTSPSASASASASATKSATASPSASATKSATASPSASATSGTALAAWPTPTGNQAVSSSIEVSGTYDGSLKRFYGSGDLGSDGQSESQGPLFELADGAVLKNVVLGSPAADGVHCLGSCTLQNVWWEDVGEDAASFKGKSTSAKYLVDGGGARKADDKVLQFNGAGTLTVRNFQVEDFGKLVRSCGNCSTQYQRHIVISNVKATAPGKALVGINANYGDTATLSGVTVVGDKDLTICERFKGNSSGAEPTSLGEGADGTHCRYSASDVTYQ encoded by the coding sequence GTGACGCCTTCGACGTCGGCCTCGGCATCTACGTCCACGTCCCCGTCCGCATCCGCATCCGCATCCGCATCCGCCACCAAGTCGGCTACGGCTTCCCCGTCCGCGTCTGCCACCAAGTCGGCCACGGCATCCCCGTCGGCCTCCGCCACCAGCGGTACGGCCCTTGCCGCTTGGCCGACCCCCACCGGCAACCAGGCCGTGAGCTCCTCCATCGAGGTCTCCGGCACCTACGACGGCTCCCTCAAGCGTTTCTACGGCTCCGGTGACCTCGGCAGCGACGGCCAGTCCGAGAGCCAGGGCCCCCTGTTCGAGCTGGCTGACGGTGCCGTCCTGAAGAACGTCGTCCTCGGCTCCCCGGCCGCCGACGGCGTCCACTGCCTGGGCAGCTGCACGCTCCAGAACGTGTGGTGGGAGGACGTCGGCGAGGACGCCGCCAGCTTCAAGGGCAAGTCGACGTCCGCGAAGTACCTGGTGGACGGCGGCGGCGCCCGCAAGGCGGACGACAAGGTCCTCCAGTTCAACGGCGCCGGCACCCTCACCGTCCGCAACTTCCAGGTCGAGGACTTCGGCAAGCTGGTCCGCTCGTGCGGCAACTGCTCGACGCAGTACCAGCGGCACATCGTCATCAGCAATGTGAAGGCGACCGCGCCCGGCAAGGCGCTGGTGGGCATCAACGCCAACTACGGCGACACCGCGACGCTCTCGGGCGTGACGGTCGTGGGCGACAAGGACCTCACCATCTGCGAGCGCTTCAAGGGCAACAGCAGCGGCGCCGAGCCGACCTCGCTCGGCGAGGGCGCGG